In Opitutaceae bacterium TAV5, one genomic interval encodes:
- the pyrH gene encoding uridylate kinase (Catalyzes the phosphorylation of UMP to UDP): MQSKPASPLPPAQPAAPSAVKYKRIVLKLSGEVLRGKGSESIDAGILERMCSQVKEIHDMGVEIGVVIGGGNIFRGLQGAKRGVDRTTGDYMGMLATVINGLAIMDCLEKMGVHTRVQTAIPMDQVAEPFILRRAVRHLEKGRVVIFVAGTGNPYFSTDTTAALRASEIGANVIMKATKVDGIYDKDPKKYPDAVKYEEITYIDALRQRLNVLDSTAFSLCLDNSIPILVFDLNDPTAISRAVHGEKVGTLVHN, encoded by the coding sequence ATGCAATCCAAGCCGGCTTCTCCTCTTCCTCCCGCCCAACCCGCGGCGCCTTCCGCAGTCAAATACAAACGTATTGTCCTGAAACTCAGTGGCGAGGTTCTCCGCGGCAAAGGATCCGAGTCCATTGACGCCGGCATCCTCGAACGCATGTGCTCGCAGGTGAAAGAGATCCATGACATGGGCGTCGAAATCGGCGTCGTCATCGGCGGGGGCAATATCTTCCGCGGTCTTCAGGGCGCCAAACGGGGCGTGGACCGCACCACCGGCGATTACATGGGAATGCTCGCCACCGTCATCAACGGCCTCGCGATCATGGACTGCCTCGAAAAGATGGGCGTCCACACCCGCGTGCAGACCGCCATCCCGATGGACCAGGTGGCCGAACCCTTCATCCTGCGCCGCGCCGTCCGCCATCTCGAAAAAGGCCGCGTCGTCATCTTCGTCGCCGGCACCGGCAATCCCTATTTCTCGACCGACACCACCGCCGCTCTCCGCGCCTCCGAAATCGGCGCCAATGTCATCATGAAAGCCACCAAGGTGGACGGCATCTACGACAAGGATCCGAAAAAATACCCCGACGCCGTCAAATACGAGGAAATCACCTACATCGACGCTCTCAGGCAGCGGCTCAACGTCCTCGATTCCACCGCCTTCTCGCTCTGTCTCGACAACAGCATCCCCATCCTCGTCTTCGATCTCAACGACCCGACCGCCATCAGCCGCGCCGTCCACGGCGAGAAAGTAGGCACTCTGGTTCACAACTGA
- a CDS encoding ribosome recycling factor, which produces MSSAILTEAQARMKKSVDHTLHEFANIHTGKANPTMVESVMIDAYGSQMRIKDCAAIMTPDARMIVIQPWDKGLVQSIAKGIQIANLGFNPNVDGNLVRVPLPEMSRERRQEFVKVANRLAEEGRVQVRNVRRDILETVKKAKLPEDEGKRLEKDIQTLTDKSIEEINQHLASKEKELLTV; this is translated from the coding sequence ATGTCATCCGCCATCCTCACCGAAGCCCAGGCCCGCATGAAAAAATCCGTGGACCACACGCTCCACGAATTTGCCAACATCCACACCGGCAAGGCCAACCCGACCATGGTCGAAAGCGTCATGATCGACGCCTACGGCTCGCAAATGCGCATCAAGGACTGCGCCGCCATCATGACGCCCGACGCGCGCATGATCGTCATCCAGCCCTGGGACAAGGGCCTCGTCCAGTCCATCGCCAAGGGCATCCAGATCGCCAATCTCGGTTTCAATCCCAACGTCGACGGCAACCTCGTCCGCGTGCCGCTCCCCGAGATGAGCCGCGAGCGCCGCCAGGAATTCGTCAAGGTCGCCAACCGTCTTGCCGAGGAAGGCCGCGTCCAGGTCCGCAACGTGCGCCGCGACATCCTCGAAACCGTCAAGAAAGCCAAGCTCCCCGAAGACGAAGGCAAGCGGCTCGAAAAAGACATCCAGACCCTGACCGACAAATCCATCGAGGAGATCAACCAGCACCTCGCCTCGAAAGAAAAGGAGCTCCTCACGGTCTGA
- a CDS encoding glutamate 5-kinase: protein MPTRSLLSSPPRRIVVKLGTGVLTTGIGQLDTARVAAIADEIAALRTAGTEVIVVSSGAVGLGMGRLALTRKPAEVARKQACAAIGQSLLMQTWQDGFDPHNLAAAQVLLTHEDLRSRHRYLGVKACIEELIGYGTIPVINENDTVSAAEIKFGDNDTLSAMVAALVGAQYLVILSTAPGLIDMKGSGLIVPVVEKITPEIESMAGGTTSITATGGMISKISAARLATKAGCGVFIASGAEPEVLARIFGGRNPGTFFVPSGLRLESRKHWIAYFQRPQAAIAINARAVPVIREQNRSLLAVGVTGSRGHFEKGDIVDITGPDGTVIARGVTTWSDDEIAAIAGKTSEELKPLFPGRKHLEVIHRDNLVVL from the coding sequence ATGCCCACCCGCTCCCTCCTCTCCTCCCCTCCCCGCCGCATCGTCGTCAAGCTCGGCACCGGTGTCCTCACCACCGGTATCGGCCAACTGGATACGGCCCGCGTCGCCGCCATCGCCGACGAGATCGCCGCGTTGCGCACCGCCGGCACCGAGGTCATCGTCGTTTCCTCCGGCGCGGTCGGGCTCGGCATGGGACGGCTCGCGCTCACGCGCAAACCCGCCGAGGTGGCCCGCAAACAGGCCTGCGCCGCCATCGGCCAGTCGCTGCTCATGCAGACGTGGCAGGACGGCTTCGATCCTCACAATCTCGCGGCGGCGCAGGTTCTCCTCACGCATGAAGATCTCCGCAGCCGCCACCGCTATCTCGGCGTCAAGGCCTGCATCGAGGAACTCATCGGGTACGGCACGATCCCCGTCATCAACGAAAACGACACCGTCAGCGCGGCCGAGATCAAGTTTGGCGACAACGACACGCTTTCCGCGATGGTCGCCGCCCTCGTCGGCGCACAGTACCTCGTCATCCTCTCCACCGCGCCCGGCCTCATCGACATGAAGGGCTCCGGCCTGATCGTGCCGGTTGTGGAAAAAATCACGCCCGAGATCGAGTCCATGGCGGGCGGCACCACGAGCATCACCGCCACCGGCGGCATGATCTCGAAAATCTCCGCCGCCAGGCTGGCGACCAAGGCCGGCTGCGGCGTCTTCATCGCCAGCGGCGCCGAACCCGAAGTCCTCGCCCGCATTTTCGGCGGACGCAATCCCGGCACCTTTTTTGTTCCGTCCGGCCTGCGTCTCGAATCGCGCAAACACTGGATCGCCTATTTCCAGCGTCCGCAGGCCGCGATCGCAATCAATGCCCGCGCCGTGCCGGTAATTCGCGAACAAAACCGCAGCCTCCTCGCGGTCGGCGTGACGGGCTCGCGCGGCCATTTCGAAAAAGGCGACATCGTGGACATCACCGGCCCGGACGGCACGGTCATCGCCCGCGGTGTCACCACCTGGTCCGACGACGAAATCGCCGCCATCGCAGGCAAAACCAGCGAGGAACTGAAACCGCTCTTCCCCGGCCGCAAGCACCTCGAAGTCATCCATCGCGACAATCTCGTGGTGCTGTAA
- a CDS encoding N-terminal cleavage protein, protein MKRSPRPQHSCLAKKHGFTLIELLTVIAIIGILAGILIPTVGMVREQAWSTRCQSNLRQVHLALMMFVDDNKGMLPGPLQTPQSPFYRDNTQQQLSRYIAPYMGQTPTSEQQLLPFMRCPAHLARMTNAHDTTIDERSYELPADYQGRPETRADYPFGYPGGTNKPYRLTTYLETRNPKITWAIRDCDSETGQSGRIKKPSHKKGRNYLYFSGAVRLLNAEQEKDQTSRQQKGL, encoded by the coding sequence ATGAAACGTTCCCCCCGTCCTCAGCACTCCTGCCTCGCGAAAAAGCACGGTTTCACGCTCATCGAACTCCTCACCGTCATCGCCATCATTGGAATTCTTGCGGGCATTCTTATCCCCACTGTCGGCATGGTGCGCGAACAGGCATGGAGCACCCGTTGTCAGAGCAACCTCCGGCAAGTCCACCTCGCGCTCATGATGTTTGTTGACGACAACAAGGGCATGCTGCCCGGTCCGCTCCAGACGCCTCAGTCACCCTTTTACCGGGACAACACCCAGCAACAACTTTCCCGTTATATCGCTCCCTACATGGGCCAGACGCCAACCAGCGAACAACAACTGCTGCCCTTCATGCGATGCCCCGCGCACCTGGCCCGTATGACCAACGCTCACGACACCACCATCGACGAACGCAGCTACGAACTCCCTGCCGACTACCAAGGCAGGCCGGAGACGCGCGCCGATTATCCCTTCGGCTACCCCGGCGGCACCAACAAACCCTACCGCCTCACGACCTACCTCGAAACCCGCAACCCGAAAATCACTTGGGCAATCCGCGACTGCGACAGCGAGACCGGCCAGTCAGGCCGCATAAAAAAACCGTCTCACAAAAAAGGAAGAAACTACCTCTACTTTAGTGGCGCCGTCCGCCTGCTGAACGCCGAACAGGAGAAGGATCAGACCTCCCGTCAACAAAAGGGATTGTGA
- a CDS encoding glycosyl hydrolase family 5 has protein sequence MSFSSLFCLQTKIVTALFFALSALPGVCAPEIIQAGPDWAPYDHPLDIAAGGVFDRSALVLADAPAGKYGRIITTPDGHFAFEKHPSRRARFWGVNLCFDSLFLDREKADQIADRFARAGYNTVRFHHFDQVLVKNRGLDGSHDIDPQKLDQLEYLFAAFKNRGIYITIDLYTSRHFPARELPEIGRPVQGEIRHLIPVSENAYNLWREFAKKLLTHQNPHTGLTWAADPALINVNMLNEESFFFGGISKRKPDILALYEKAYAAWRERQPDPKPPALTASLHDPARPAISPDDVTPDHQLPALAHPSATTHADRSADAAFNRFLVELKIASDARMAACLRDELGVRALIAGDNNIHTQAQTYIRQHYDLVDNHEYWNHPVRKGPHIGVNPRSAIVSSLWLPRELMPARIFGKPYIVTEYNYCFPSPARSEGGVLMPAWSALQDWDAIYLFDYSSRSRDNAAMFIPATTHKPGTGYVFSVVTDPIGMLSDRAAAFLFLHGNIRPAPDALAYLVTRDAAFDGPKGAPSKFPEKFSWLGLQTRIGSLPSDNDDSAKTLPVIASQTSIKAFITNTRSDFPKNFNPGRPVFPLTPHAPDGTRIANGLEKSLQTAALLPSAAADTIRATTGQMEINRTLGTARLVTDRAECFVTPANASLAGDRVAVVNGDTFATTWILAVDQQPLASTRRLLVLHLTDSLNTDMRYSDATRRVVEDLGTLPHLIRRGTTTLTLKLPSPSSTHWQAWAVDATGRRQHSVPLKRSPDRAALILIADTVTPGGVTLAYELSRN, from the coding sequence ATGAGCTTTTCATCCCTGTTTTGTCTCCAGACGAAAATCGTGACCGCGCTGTTTTTTGCCCTCTCCGCGTTGCCCGGTGTTTGTGCCCCCGAGATCATTCAAGCAGGCCCCGACTGGGCACCCTACGACCACCCGCTCGACATCGCGGCGGGCGGCGTGTTTGACCGCTCCGCACTCGTCCTTGCCGACGCCCCCGCAGGCAAATACGGACGCATCATCACGACTCCCGACGGCCACTTCGCCTTTGAAAAACACCCCTCCCGCCGCGCCCGTTTCTGGGGCGTCAACCTCTGTTTCGACTCCCTCTTCCTCGACCGCGAAAAAGCCGACCAGATCGCCGACCGTTTCGCCCGTGCCGGCTACAACACCGTCCGCTTTCACCACTTCGATCAAGTCCTCGTAAAAAACCGCGGTCTTGACGGCTCGCACGACATCGACCCGCAAAAACTCGACCAGCTTGAATACCTCTTCGCCGCGTTCAAAAACCGCGGCATCTACATCACCATCGACCTCTACACCTCGCGTCATTTCCCCGCCCGCGAACTCCCCGAAATCGGACGCCCCGTGCAAGGCGAAATCCGGCATCTCATCCCCGTCTCCGAAAACGCATACAACCTCTGGCGTGAATTCGCCAAAAAACTCCTCACCCACCAAAACCCCCACACCGGCCTCACCTGGGCCGCAGACCCCGCGCTCATCAACGTCAACATGCTCAACGAAGAATCCTTCTTCTTTGGCGGCATCTCCAAACGCAAACCCGACATCCTCGCCCTCTACGAAAAAGCCTATGCCGCATGGCGTGAGCGCCAGCCCGACCCCAAGCCCCCCGCGCTCACCGCCTCGCTCCACGATCCCGCCCGCCCCGCCATCTCGCCCGACGACGTCACCCCCGACCACCAGCTTCCCGCGCTCGCTCATCCCTCAGCCACCACGCACGCCGACCGCTCCGCGGATGCCGCCTTTAACCGCTTCCTCGTCGAACTCAAAATCGCCAGCGACGCCCGCATGGCCGCCTGCCTCCGCGACGAACTCGGCGTCCGCGCCCTCATCGCGGGCGACAACAACATCCACACCCAAGCCCAGACCTACATCCGCCAGCACTACGACCTCGTGGACAACCACGAATACTGGAACCACCCCGTTCGCAAAGGTCCGCACATCGGCGTCAATCCGCGCAGCGCTATCGTATCCAGTCTCTGGTTACCGCGTGAACTGATGCCCGCCCGCATCTTTGGCAAACCCTACATCGTCACCGAATACAACTATTGCTTCCCCAGCCCTGCCCGCTCCGAAGGCGGCGTCCTCATGCCCGCTTGGTCTGCGCTCCAGGACTGGGACGCGATTTACCTCTTCGACTACTCCTCCCGCTCCCGCGACAACGCCGCCATGTTCATCCCCGCCACCACGCACAAACCCGGCACCGGTTACGTCTTCAGCGTTGTTACCGACCCCATCGGAATGCTCTCCGACCGTGCCGCCGCCTTCCTCTTCCTCCACGGCAACATCCGCCCCGCGCCCGACGCCCTCGCCTACCTCGTTACCCGCGACGCCGCCTTCGACGGCCCCAAAGGTGCGCCGTCCAAATTCCCCGAAAAGTTTTCCTGGCTCGGTCTCCAGACCCGCATCGGCTCCCTCCCGTCCGACAATGACGACTCTGCAAAAACCCTCCCCGTCATCGCTTCGCAAACGAGTATCAAAGCTTTTATCACAAACACGCGCTCCGATTTTCCCAAAAACTTCAATCCCGGACGCCCCGTCTTTCCACTGACGCCGCATGCTCCCGACGGCACCCGCATCGCCAACGGACTTGAAAAAAGTCTCCAAACCGCCGCGCTCCTCCCCTCCGCCGCCGCTGACACCATTCGCGCCACCACCGGCCAGATGGAAATCAACCGCACCCTCGGCACCGCCCGCCTCGTCACCGACCGCGCCGAATGCTTTGTCACACCTGCCAACGCCAGCCTCGCAGGCGACCGCGTTGCCGTCGTCAACGGCGACACCTTCGCCACCACTTGGATCCTCGCCGTCGACCAGCAACCGCTCGCCAGCACCCGCCGCCTCCTTGTCCTTCACCTCACCGACAGTCTCAACACCGACATGCGATACTCCGATGCCACCCGCCGCGTTGTTGAGGACCTTGGCACTCTCCCGCATCTCATCCGCCGTGGCACCACCACCCTCACGCTCAAACTCCCCTCGCCCTCATCCACCCACTGGCAGGCATGGGCCGTTGATGCCACCGGACGCCGCCAGCACAGCGTCCCGCTCAAACGCTCGCCCGATCGCGCCGCCCTCATTCTCATCGCCGACACCGTGACGCCCGGCGGTGTCACCCTCGCCTACGAACTTTCCCGCAACTGA